Proteins encoded within one genomic window of Choristoneura fumiferana chromosome 28, NRCan_CFum_1, whole genome shotgun sequence:
- the LOC141443969 gene encoding uncharacterized protein isoform X1, producing the protein MAGKRQSNMSEVNRKTRAIKAARSQESTPQLELRKTKQAQRKTKTSKSSDNQPKLHAEYLASQREINELAKWRANSKKGGVVTNECPSTMDTTCNYIGCDNTFKDSVMFRYPVDDWKRLNLWLLHSGNLTFTTTAEFRNKYICFNHFPPSELKNIFGATSLVKGAVPCHYLKSGAYLDEEQNSFQVNKSTKVYSKTKTYVLKNYAKKGDVTQMDTKFNGTNLNMLLNQVTHKENQKEIVSVYTIDANGMLTGSEINNKNTDKQTFAIPEDSTEVIVKKEIGEEESNVDETDNDQELATAIKIEPSTDLQIKIEPPDEVDIKLENDSDVKVELEMNPEINEEIMSFEKVGIKVEPLADAAHVQKETNAISNVVVDIKSEWNECSDPEVECGETGVECGDPGVNTSNVLNTEAQGVELRNNADDKQNKLDIKSEWNECSDPEVECGETGVECGDPGVNTSNVLNTEVQGVELRNNADDKQNKPSKNAKRIYTVPNVPKQRGQKPFKCDLCSNRFKYEFMMIAHKKVHGGTDYRCDLCNRECKTKRGLEKHLNSHTKERVFACPTCGQTFTERSRLLNHLIKHSPDETLPCSSCEMSFKSAAELKVHSSVHRTYFSCKVCGAEFPEESGLDEHMKVHTKSLECSFCLKQFRDVGDLQRHTDMHQDMLKKVQVSSHECPQCGKRFLYRSLLVTHERAHSGERPFACDKCPKRFKTSSACNEHARGHQMMFKCPDCDKTFARSVTLQLHRRLHTGERPYSCHLCHKSFAQRVSMTYHLKKFHAEPKSQKKKKSAMTQS; encoded by the exons ATGGCTGGAAAACGCCAATCGAATATGTCTGAAGTCAACAGGAAAACTCGTGCTATAAAAGCAGCTAGAAGCCAGGAGAGTACTCCCCAATTGGAGCTGAGGAAGACTAAGCAGGCTCAGCGAAAGACCAAGACATCGAAGAGTTCAGACAATCAGCCCAAACTACATGCTGAATACTTGGCGTCACAACGGGAAATCAATGAACTAGCTAAATGGCGAGCCAACTCAAAGAAAGGTGGAGTGGTAACTAACGAG TGTCCCAGTACAATGGACACGACATGCAACTATATCGGTTGTGATAATACATTCAAGGACAGCGTGATGTTCCGATACCCTGTTGACGACTGGAAGAGACTAAACCTATGGTTGCTGCACTCTG GCAATCTGACGTTCACTACGACTGCGGAGTTCCGCAACAAGTACATTTGCTTCAACCACTTTCCCCCGTCCGAGTTGAAGAATATTTTCGGTGCCACCAGCCTGGTGAAGGGAGCTGTGCCGTGTCACTACCTGAAGAGTGGGGCTTATTTGGACGAAG AACAAAACTCATTCCAAGTGAATAAATCAACCAAAGTATATTCAAAAACGAAGACTtacgttttaaaaaattacgcgAAAAAGGGTGACGTAACTCAAATGGATACTAAATTTAATGGAACTAATCTAAATATGCTCTTAAACCAGGTTACACATAAAGAGAACCAAAAGGAAATAGTGTCTGTTTATACTATTGACGCCAACGGTATGCTAACTGGTAGTGAAATCAACAATAAAAACactgacaaacagacatttGCTATTCCTGAAGACAGTACAGAAGTTATAGTTAAAAAGGAAATTGGAGAAGAAGAATCTAATGTAGACGAAACTGACAATGACCAAGAATTGGCTACAGCTATCAAAATTGAACCGTCAACAgatttgcaaataaaaatagaaccacCTGACGAAGTTgatattaaattagaaaacGATTCGGATGTGAAAGTTGAATTAGAAATGAATcctgaaataaatgaagaaATAATGAGTTTCGAAAAAGTTGGCATTAAAGTAGAACCTTTGGCTGATGCAGCGCATGTGCAGAAAGAAACTAACGCCATATCAAATGTTGTAGTTGATATTAAAAGTGAATGGAATGAGTGCAGCGACCCAGAAGTTGAGTGCGGTGAGACTGGCGTTGAGTGCGGTGACCCAGGAGTTAACACCTCAAATGTATTGAATACTGAAGCACAAGGAGTTGAACTGCGAAATAATGCTGATGACAAGCAAAATAAAC TTGATATTAAAAGTGAATGGAATGAGTGCAGCGACCCAGAAGTTGAGTGCGGTGAGACTGGCGTTGAGTGCGGTGACCCAGGAGTTAACACCTCAAATGTATTGAATACTGAAGTACAAGGAGTTGAACTGCGAAATAATGCTGATGACAAGCAAAATAAAC CGTCGAAGAACGCGAAGCGCATATACACAGTGCCCAACGTGCCCAAACAGCGCGGCCAGAAGCCTTTTAAATGCGACTTGTGCTCTAACAGATTCAAGTACGAGTTCATGATGATAGCGCATAAGAAAGTGCATGG CGGCACAGACTACCGCTGCGACCTTTGCAACCGCGAATGCAAGACCAAACGCGGTCTCGAGAAACACCTCAACTCCCACACAAAAGAGCGTGTGTTCGCGTGCCCCACGTGTGGACAAACGTTCACTGAACGCTCGCGTCTCCTGAACCATTTGATCAAGCATTCGCCCGATGAAACGTTGCCGTGTAGCAGTTGCGAGATGAGTTTTAAAAGTGCAGCGGAATTGAAGGTGCACTCGAGTGTACATAGGACGTATTTTTCGTGCAAG gtgTGCGGTGCGGAGTTCCCCGAAGAATCGGGGTTGGATGAACACATGAAGGTGCATACGAAGTCCTTGGAGTGCTCGTTTTGTTTGAAGCAGTTCAGGGATGTTGGCGACCTGcaaagacacacagacatgCACCAAGATATGCTGAAGAAG GTGCAAGTCTCGTCCCACGAGTGCCCACAATGCGGGAAGCGTTTCCTCTACCGCAGTCTGTTGGTGACCCACGAGAGGGCGCACTCGGGCGAGCGGCCGTTCGCCTGCGACAAGTGCCCCAAACGGTTCAAGACAAGCAGCGCTTGCAACGAGCATGCTAGGGGACACCAGATGATGTTTAA GTGCCCGGACTGTGACAAGACCTTCGCGCGTTCTGTCACGCTGCAGCTGCACCGGCGGCTGCACACTGGGGAGAGACCCTACTCCTGCCATCTGTGCCACAA ATCGTTCGCGCAGAGGGTGTCAATGACTTACCATCTGAAGAAATTCCACGCGGAACCAAAAagccaaaagaaaaaaaaatctgccatGACTCAGTCGTAG
- the LOC141443969 gene encoding uncharacterized protein isoform X2 translates to MAGKRQSNMSEVNRKTRAIKAARSQESTPQLELRKTKQAQRKTKTSKSSDNQPKLHAEYLASQREINELAKWRANSKKGGVVTNECPSTMDTTCNYIGCDNTFKDSVMFRYPVDDWKRLNLWLLHSGNLTFTTTAEFRNKYICFNHFPPSELKNIFGATSLVKGAVPCHYLKSGAYLDEEQNSFQVNKSTKVYSKTKTYVLKNYAKKGDVTQMDTKFNGTNLNMLLNQVTHKENQKEIVSVYTIDANGMLTGSEINNKNTDKQTFAIPEDSTEVIVKKEIGEEESNVDETDNDQELATAIKIEPSTDLQIKIEPPDEVDIKLENDSDVKVELEMNPEINEEIMSFEKVGIKVEPLADAAHVQKETNAISNVVVDIKSEWNECSDPEVECGETGVECGDPGVNTSNVLNTEAQGVELRNNADDKQNKLDIKSEWNECSDPEVECGETGVECGDPGVNTSNVLNTEVQGVELRNNADDKQNKPSKNAKRIYTVPNVPKQRGQKPFKCDLCSNRFKYEFMMIAHKKVHGGTDYRCDLCNRECKTKRGLEKHLNSHTKERVFACPTCGQTFTERSRLLNHLIKHSPDETLPCSSCEMSFKSAAELKVHSSVHRTYFSCKVCGAEFPEESGLDEHMKVHTKSLECSFCLKQFRDVGDLQRHTDMHQDMLKKVPGL, encoded by the exons ATGGCTGGAAAACGCCAATCGAATATGTCTGAAGTCAACAGGAAAACTCGTGCTATAAAAGCAGCTAGAAGCCAGGAGAGTACTCCCCAATTGGAGCTGAGGAAGACTAAGCAGGCTCAGCGAAAGACCAAGACATCGAAGAGTTCAGACAATCAGCCCAAACTACATGCTGAATACTTGGCGTCACAACGGGAAATCAATGAACTAGCTAAATGGCGAGCCAACTCAAAGAAAGGTGGAGTGGTAACTAACGAG TGTCCCAGTACAATGGACACGACATGCAACTATATCGGTTGTGATAATACATTCAAGGACAGCGTGATGTTCCGATACCCTGTTGACGACTGGAAGAGACTAAACCTATGGTTGCTGCACTCTG GCAATCTGACGTTCACTACGACTGCGGAGTTCCGCAACAAGTACATTTGCTTCAACCACTTTCCCCCGTCCGAGTTGAAGAATATTTTCGGTGCCACCAGCCTGGTGAAGGGAGCTGTGCCGTGTCACTACCTGAAGAGTGGGGCTTATTTGGACGAAG AACAAAACTCATTCCAAGTGAATAAATCAACCAAAGTATATTCAAAAACGAAGACTtacgttttaaaaaattacgcgAAAAAGGGTGACGTAACTCAAATGGATACTAAATTTAATGGAACTAATCTAAATATGCTCTTAAACCAGGTTACACATAAAGAGAACCAAAAGGAAATAGTGTCTGTTTATACTATTGACGCCAACGGTATGCTAACTGGTAGTGAAATCAACAATAAAAACactgacaaacagacatttGCTATTCCTGAAGACAGTACAGAAGTTATAGTTAAAAAGGAAATTGGAGAAGAAGAATCTAATGTAGACGAAACTGACAATGACCAAGAATTGGCTACAGCTATCAAAATTGAACCGTCAACAgatttgcaaataaaaatagaaccacCTGACGAAGTTgatattaaattagaaaacGATTCGGATGTGAAAGTTGAATTAGAAATGAATcctgaaataaatgaagaaATAATGAGTTTCGAAAAAGTTGGCATTAAAGTAGAACCTTTGGCTGATGCAGCGCATGTGCAGAAAGAAACTAACGCCATATCAAATGTTGTAGTTGATATTAAAAGTGAATGGAATGAGTGCAGCGACCCAGAAGTTGAGTGCGGTGAGACTGGCGTTGAGTGCGGTGACCCAGGAGTTAACACCTCAAATGTATTGAATACTGAAGCACAAGGAGTTGAACTGCGAAATAATGCTGATGACAAGCAAAATAAAC TTGATATTAAAAGTGAATGGAATGAGTGCAGCGACCCAGAAGTTGAGTGCGGTGAGACTGGCGTTGAGTGCGGTGACCCAGGAGTTAACACCTCAAATGTATTGAATACTGAAGTACAAGGAGTTGAACTGCGAAATAATGCTGATGACAAGCAAAATAAAC CGTCGAAGAACGCGAAGCGCATATACACAGTGCCCAACGTGCCCAAACAGCGCGGCCAGAAGCCTTTTAAATGCGACTTGTGCTCTAACAGATTCAAGTACGAGTTCATGATGATAGCGCATAAGAAAGTGCATGG CGGCACAGACTACCGCTGCGACCTTTGCAACCGCGAATGCAAGACCAAACGCGGTCTCGAGAAACACCTCAACTCCCACACAAAAGAGCGTGTGTTCGCGTGCCCCACGTGTGGACAAACGTTCACTGAACGCTCGCGTCTCCTGAACCATTTGATCAAGCATTCGCCCGATGAAACGTTGCCGTGTAGCAGTTGCGAGATGAGTTTTAAAAGTGCAGCGGAATTGAAGGTGCACTCGAGTGTACATAGGACGTATTTTTCGTGCAAG gtgTGCGGTGCGGAGTTCCCCGAAGAATCGGGGTTGGATGAACACATGAAGGTGCATACGAAGTCCTTGGAGTGCTCGTTTTGTTTGAAGCAGTTCAGGGATGTTGGCGACCTGcaaagacacacagacatgCACCAAGATATGCTGAAGAAG GTGCCCGGACTGTGA